The window aaattctctttgatagaatgacaccccttttagatgtcaattcctttacaaaagcatttaatgcattaataacattaatcactacatcatgtttagccctacagtcttgacatttgcatgcaaaacattcgCTGGGaaaggcaaaatctgtataaccagtatgattatactcataatgatttattttaaatactataagaggagcatcattagcaccaacagcagcaccactaccaccaccaacagctccattactactaagaccatcaacaacaacaaatccaccctccaaaattatttttcttgtaatggttattgctccaaacaattttatttttattctgtcaatggccttagggtctgataaagtttgtacagaccgtaaagtaaaaaaaagacatcttcaactctcgattggtcagaactaatgacagatgcacaatctaacataaatcattacatatattagaatgataattagatcattcaagaaaatcattaattaaaataaaaacttaattataattatgctTACTGTATCCTtcgaggggttgaagagatcaataaattttgtatttttatcagttttggcagacaaccatctcaagattcttggacagaaaacttcttcctggtagttcacttgttgtctcaaataaggaatggcttcaaacgctcaagcctataaaataacgccaataaatcaaaatcattattgaggaaaaaaatgaatgatatcataataaaagaaagaaatatttaccatgaaagcccatggaaagccatataagttgactgtctttggcactaatggagtcaacaaatatgtgacagtcattttgaagctttcataaccctaagtATAGCTCttaaacacctcaagatccttggagagctttattaaaccgacatttatgttgttgttaatgtctctcgtccaaagaatattatgtacaaaccaaaccaagcacaatgactgcttgtgcttctttgaaagtcctttacctttcaatgtttctatcaaattttatttttgaagcttggaccaacaatggacactagttcatcacgatcacacgacttactttttccttttttgggtatgcggggtgcttttttgggttcgaataggtataacttgagaaggaggataacattttagtccagtaactatggcaaactccttcaaaccaaaacaaataggcataccacagtaatttatccacacctcattcatcttatctttgttttcatacataaacctatgcttgagaagttcatataccattttcatttggaagcgagcattgttgtcctccgacaaatcaagatatttttcaaACTACTTATTCCTGAAATAAGCATACAATTTTTGTTcatgaagtatttttctaaaggcgtcaaaagatttttccataactgacttaaccacgaaatcacccgttaaatttgtggcaccatcgcactgcattctcacaagataacgatcaatgctaaagattttgaccaactcttcagtggaagggatattagcattaggatcatctcttttgaaacattctttctccctgtgttcatcatatttttttcttgattgagataacgcttgtaaagcaagctcatagagtagtggatgtagcctagttgcttcacttgttcctttacttggagtTAATTtgatttctgttcttttgggagccatattatctaaaattaactgcaatataaaaaaatatattatagttaattaatgcaccattaaaaaggataacaataaatctaacaagcaaaacagtaaaataacagtttcaacagatcactgatctgttgcaccaggtagtatatctgttgcagtatataaccaacatattgcagcggatgagtaactgttgcaataatacaaaacgtatcactcatcttttaagacagatgaatggtttgtgtaacagatcacacattgttgcaacacataagtgatctgttggaatagttaactaacctattgtaatggatgagtaatatgttacaaaaatataaaatatatcactcatctattaagaaaaatgatggtttgtgcagcagatcacacatctattgcaacatcattgttgcaacatatgagtgatctgttggaacagttaaataacctgtaccaacggatgagtaatctattgtgataatacaaaacatatcactcatctgttgagaaggATGAATGGTCTATgtaacagatcacacatctgttgcaatatatgagtgatctgtcagaaCAATTAACTAACCTGTAGCAACggttgagtaatctgttgtgactatacaaaacatatcactcatctattgagaaaaatgaatggtatGTGCAACAGGTcgtacatctattgcaacacatgagtaatctattggaacaattatcaacggtcaatattgtttagatttcatCCAATAGAAGGGTCATCTAtcacggcagatgaatgatcagttggaaaaatcaagtcttggacatatcTTGTtagaagagttgataggattttatccaataagaggttcatctgttgcgTCAGATCTTTAATCCGATGGTTTCttcgttgcatcagatggttaatttgttgcatcggATTTTTTATCCGATGATTCCTCTGTTGCATCCGATAGTAAatttggtgcatcagatggttaatctattgcaacatatggttaatctattgcatcatatagttaaattgttgcatcaaattttttatccgatggtttctctgttgcatcagatgattaatctattacatcagaattttaatttgatgattcctctattgcatcagatgattgatctgttgcatcatatgaaaaatctattgcatcaaatggttagtatgttgcaccagatgaataatctattggagaaaaaaatagtaggacaattttgttcaacagaaaacaacaatatcactatttttatcaagaacaagaacagaacaaatcaacccaaatcgttgttttgtttgtataaacacaaacaacgaaaatcaaacttcaaaaaaatgcaacaaacaacaaaaaattataattcacttcgaaaagagaagagaagaaataccaggaATTAGGGATTTATTCAAactgcatttcaaattaaagcaacaaatattgaaattgttaaccaatactataagagaagttggctcaagttcctcgttttcttcaaaactaaaaaggccataaatttttacctgtaacgatgaagaatttgaagttgttgtggccggagagcaaggttgtcatgTCGATTAACGATTGAAGTCGAaagggaactcgaagcccaactatttatcgttggaggttgaagtcgccgaggattgaaaggagaaatttgtagaactgttggttgggagagagttgagagaagatgTCGAGGGAGAGAGGAGAGaaactggttgatttggattgaagaggggtatgggctgggttgatttgtatttttgaaaacattaaaaagttctgaaaatattaatcaagtccacagttaacttaatcaagtttcctaattatgtttgaccctttaagttggtcaatgtcaccaatccttcattcaagacttaaaaagcacctttccttcaattttctcaactatttatccaaaatatcaacGAAGCTTAAAGAATTTACACGAAATACATACACATTTTACTTTTGaggtaaaatgagaaaaacatATAAGGTAAAGACGTGATCCTAATAAATCAATCATTGCATAAAATGAGATTTTTCATCATTATTTAACCATGAAACTTCATGATGAGATACAACAAATTAAGTaacaattaaaacaaaatattacGAGTAACAATACAATAGCATGGGTAACAACCATCCAATAATTGCATTATTAAAGTTGAAATCCCAAAATTACGGATCATATTAAAGTGTTATTTTTAGTGAAAACACTCATGTCCCCTTTCTTCCATTGTCCTTCTTCAGTTTAAACTCTCCTAAAAACTTATAAATCTCCCCAATTCACAACATATTTGCATTATCAAAGCTGAAAGATTGAAATTGTGAATCATATTGAAGTGTTCTTTATAGTGAAACACTCTATGTCACCTTTCTTCCATTGCTCCCTCCCCTCCCCTCCCCTCCCTCAATTTAAACTCTCCTAAAAAACAGACAAATCTCCTCAATTCACGATATATTTGTGTATCAAAGCTGAAAGCTCGAATAGATTGTATCAAAGTGTTATTTTTGGTGAAACACTCTGTCACATTTCTTTCATTATCCTCCATAAATTTAAACACTCCTCAAAAACTTATAAATCTCCTTATTTCACGAGATATTCACATTATTAAAGCTAAAAGCCCAAAATTAATgtcatttttcttctattgtcCTCCCTCAATTTAAACTCTCCTGCAAAACTTACATTGTCAAAGTAGGAAGTCTGAAAGTATGTATCCTGTTGAAGAGTAATTTTTATTGAAACACTCCATGTCACCTTTATTTCATTGTCTTGTCTCAACCTAAACTCTCCTCAAAAACTTACAATTGTCTTCAATTCATGacatatttacattatcaaagcTGAAAGTCCAAATTATAAATTGTATCGAAGTGTTATTTTTGGTGAAATACTCTATGTCACCTTTCTTCCATTGTCTTTCCTCAATTTACACTCTCCTCGATTCGTGAGATATTTGCATTATCAACgttgaaaacccaaaattatgGATCGTATCGAAGTGTTATTTCGGGTGAAATATTCTACGTCACCTGTCCTATAACGTCCTCCCACAATTTAAACTCCCCTTAAAAGCATACAAATCTCCTCAATTCACGACATTTTAGCATTATCAAAGTTGAAACCCCGAAATTATAAATCGTATCAAAGTGTTATTTTTGGTGAAACTCTCTATGTCACATTTCTTCCATTATCTTCCCTCAATTTAAACTCTCCTAAAAAACTTATAAATCTCCTCAATTCATTAGATATTTGCATTATCGAAGCTAAAAGCCCAAAATTATGGATTATATCAAAGTGTTATTTATGGCAAAACACTCCATGTCACTTGTCTTCTATTGTCCTCcctcaatttaaactctcttcAAAAACTATAGCTTTCCTCAATTCACAATACGTTTGTATTGTCAAAGCCGAAAGCTCGAAATAATGGATCATATCGATGTGTTTTTTTTTGGTGAAACAATCTATGTCACATTTCTTCCATTGTCCTCCCTCAATTTAAACTATCCTTAAAAATTTACAGATCACCTCAATTCACGATATATTTGCACTCTCTCCTCAAAAACTCACAAATCTCCTCAATTCACGATATAGTTGCTCGAAATTATTGATGATAGCTAAGTGTTACTTTGGATGAAACACTCTATGTCACATTTCTTCCACTGTCCTCCCGTAATTTTAACTTTCCTCAAAAACATCAAATCTTCAAAATCAAGAAGCTTGCTACTACGTTTTCTTTATCTCTTTATCATCCTATAATTTTTGCTTGTTTTGGTAGCTCCTGattgttcctttttttctttggtgagtcattctaactctgactaaaaaaaaacaaaattaaccAACAAACTCTAGAAGTTCTAGATTATTAGATAAGACATGGCAGAGTTTCAGCTTACCGAGGATATGACTTTAGATAGGAGGTTATGGATTACAAGGATCTAGGTAAAATGTTAGTTAGATAGTTAAGAGTTGTCTCACTTATCCTTCCATTTGCTGCTAGTCATACTAGTAGTAGTAGAAATTACTCTTGCTGTTTCTTGGTTActagttgttgttgtttgtagtttGATTATTGGTATTATCTTGTTATGAATACTGTTTAGGATGATTTGTTAGGTTGTCTATAGTATGGTATCGTGacttttttagttttgttatttctttatttatactGCTTTAGACGGGGTTTTTtcttgatctaaggtctatcggaaacaacctctctacctccaaggtagggggtaaggtctgtgtatactctaacctctcagacttgtTGTCCATCTcaaaaataacaggaaaaaataaatgttttattgCAAGAACATCTTGAAGCCACTTTTCATTCTTTACTGTAAACAATAAATCCTTAATAGATCGATTTAGCCAGAATATGCAGGAACTAGATCCCTTTTAATTCTTacaaaatatgcaggaaaaaccTCACCTCACCTGTGTTCCTCTGCGGTCCAAGCAATCCCTTTTCGTCACTCTACGGTAGATCTGGGTAAAGCCAATGTTTTGGCTGATGGCCTTAATAGATTGTCTATAggaagtgttgctcatattgagaatgagaagaaagagttagttcatgaggttaaTTCACCAGCTTGCTAGATTGAGAGTTCGTTGGTTGATTCAATCGAAGGTAATATCTtggttcagaatcttcattaatagctgaggtgaaggaaaagcaagatagtgatCCCATTTTGCTTAAGTTAAAAGAAGTggtcagaaggttgaggttttttcccaatagggagatggtgttcttcattatcagggtagattatgtgttctagatgtagatgacttgagataaTGCATGCTAATAGAAGCTCACAGTTCTCGATagtctattcatccaggggcccctaagatgtaccatgatctgtgggaagtctattgttggaatgacatgaagaaggatatcgctaaatttgtggctaagtgtctgaatcgccaacaggttaaggttgaacaccaaagacctgacAGTATGCTTCAAGATATcagtatttctacttggaagtaggaagtggtgaatatggtcTTCATTACAAGGTTGCCTTGGGCTCGTCgacagcatgattctatttgggttattttagactagatgaccaagttagctcatttccttcctgctAACACTTCAGattcaatcgaggattatgctagactctatattagggagtagGTGAAATTGCATGGAGTCCATTTGACCATCATTTCAGATggggtactcattttacctctcGATTCTAAaagacttttcaggagggtcttggtacctaagttcacctagTATGGCTTTTTATCCACAGATCGATGGTCAGGAAGTGAGGATCATTCAGACTTTGGGGACATATTGAGAGAGAGTGTCATCTATTTCAGGTGTAATGGGATGATTATTTAGATTGTTGCATTCTTCGATATTTAGATTGTGGAAATACTGCCAGGAATTGATGGTAATTGCATGGAATCGACAGAAAAATACTCCCTCTAGATCTCCCATGGTGCTCATAAAACCATTCGTAGAGCCACTGCTTGAAGTTGTACAATCATGGACTCCAATATGATCAGCAATTGGTAATGGCAAACTTGCAGTGTTAACGGTAGAACCTACTTGACTGGCTCCAACCAACTGCTTGGTTGTTAGCTCTTCCAAATTATACCTAACATTATTGAATGGACAAGTGTACATTCTGGTGCCACCAGCAGATGTTGATGCTTGCAAGCTAAGTGCTGGAAGCTAAGTGTCCTAGTGTCAACCCCACGCCTCGCTCAAGAGGTGCCCTCTGCCGGTATAGTGACTAGATGGGTGTACATTCCGGTGCCACCACCAATTGATGGTTGCAAGCTAAGTGTCAATGCCACGCCTCGCTCCAAAGGTGCCCTCATAGTCTGGATGAGTGTACATTCCAATGCCACCAGCATGGTTGCATGAAAAGTGATGCAAATGTCGTAGTGTCAACCCCACGGCATACTCCAGAGGTGTCCTCTGGCGGTATAATGACTAGGTATTCTACACTCCGTAGGAACTCAACTACACCGGGAAGTGAACTATTGAACTCGCTACCAACAGCAACACCAAGCGGGAATTTCTCCGGGTTAACAGCTGATGGTCCTTCAATAGCATCAGTCGTACATTTTTTTACTGGCCCGGGTAAAGATAGCATCCCTGTGTCAAAAGCATCAGTCACATAGTCGGTGATTGGCCACTGTAATTGTCCTCCACAAGGTCCTTTCAACTCATCAGATTTGTGTCCTTGTGAAGGTTCAGCAAGATCAGCAGCACTACTGACATCATGTATGCTTCTTCTCCTCTTTGCTTTATTGTTTTCATTTAATCGAGTGTAGAACTTCTGGGAATGGCTTGCCACCTGTGCTGGTGTTCTAGATAATACAAAGTTCCTCGATATACCCCGCCAATCACCCTTTCCTTATTTCCCCAACCCCTGCAGAAACTacctaagaaaagaaagaagataaaagaaGTTACTAGCCTTGGAATATAATCCATGCAAGACAATATCTGCTTAAAAGTAATGCATCAGTATATAGCGAACATATCTCTGGGGAACTGAGCAACTTCTTGGCATTTGATCATATTCAAAAGTTTGTCATCTGTGATttgttcaaaattgaaaaaggattTACAATTTGTTTGCTTCTAACTGGTGTCCATTTGATAAATATCCATCTTTGATGTTTCTACAACATTGTTCTTCCACAAGAGACTTTGTGGAAGTTATTcacctttttgatttttttcgaaTTACTTGAACATATTTGTCTCTCCGGCGAACTAAATCTTGAGCATTTCGTTAGAATTTCATgccaaaatatctcaaaatcaaatcttttggTACACAATTTGTTCAGCTTGTGCctttcttttactttatttggTGTGAGGCGAAAGGGAGATTAAGGATTTTAAGTTAGTGGGCGTAAATTTGTTTTACTTTATGTGGTGCGAGGCGAAAGGGAGATTTAGGATTTTAAGTTAGTGGGCGTAAACTTTTTAGAAATATGTTTTTCAACTATATAGTCTGCACGGTACCAGCGAGTGTGCATAAGTCGTTGTTGCATCCTTTATGTGCAAGGCTATATATCTCTTTCAGATATCCTCCTCTTGACTGATCTCTtaactaatatagaaagataTGCTTCATTGTTGTAGTTGTAGTTCAGCTTAACAGCAATTTTCTTTCgttgtattataattttttattgataagaaTGTCATTTCTTACTGTATTAATCTTGCTTAGTTAATCAGTGACCGTGTCAAAGTCTTGTGTTTGTGTGCCACCTGTGAACTTTGGTTGCTTCCCACCATATTGATGTGCACCTTAACATCTAGTCTAGATACAAAAGTCATGTTTGTGGTCATTTTGTTTGAGTGTGCCACCTGCCTTTTCTCCTTAACAGTTGCTCACTACTGTAgttaaaatcaacaacaacaggAGTCTCTATTTAAATCAATAGCTGATTTTAATAAGAGTTTTGCCGCCATTCTTTCTGTTAACCAAGTGTCACAGGCTACAGAAAATCATAGCCAAATATATATATGCGGGCCTTTGTCATATATTTAAGTGAACCAACTTGTTAAAACTCTTCATACACTTTCCATAAGTAATCCATTTTACAATAACTCCTCATAACTTTCCAAAAGCCAAATTTAGAAAACACTTCGTAAACTTTCCATAAGTAAGCCAATTTGGGAAAACGCTTTGTGAATTTTCCCTTTCGTCTTAAAACGTCTCACTGAAGATCCAACAAAATGAGCCTCGACCGAACATGCAAGAGGTCCTCCTGGACTAAGGAGGAAAACAAAGCATTTGAAAATGCCTTGGCTGATTATTCTGGAGATAGAGATCTAATTCAGCAGATTGCTGCTGCAGTTCCTGGGAAATCTCTTGAAGAAGTTATCGAACATTATCTTGTATTAGTTGAAGATATTAAAGATATTGAGTCTGGTATAGTTCCGCTACCTAAATATCGGAGAATGCAAAGTTCTACCGAACGGCGAAAAGGGATTCCTTGGACAGCAGAGGAACACAGGTGAGGTTACCAACTTACCATGTTAGTTTGGTTTGGAACATCTGACTTAATAGATGGTTAGTTTGATTTGGAACATCTGAGTAAATTGATGGTTAGTTTGGTTTGGAACATATGACTAAATTGATGGTTAATTGATCTCTTCAATCATGTGTTTCTTGATAGTTAAATAAGTTTTATTGGTTTGAAACATCCGACTAAAAGTTGTTTTACGAAGTTCTTTGCAACAAAATGCTGCTTTTTTCCTGTTTGAGATTGCACCCAAAAAATTGACAGAAGTTGTGTTATCTTTAATTGTAACTAAAGTTACTTCTACTTTTATGGTAAATTATAGTAGAATCTAAGTTGATCTGGTGTGACATTTTTAATAAGAATATGTCATTCAGAAAATTTGGTGTCTGAATCTGCTttggttagtaatttcttaaatttttctttagatttctttttcttaagaaaaattaaatgcaGTTCTTTTTTTTCTGTGTAAGTTTGTCGGTGGAGAACAGCTTGATATCAGTTTCATAACGTAAGTCATTGCGTCGTCAGTATTATTGTTATTCGCAAACAAATGAGTGGCGTATTTTATATGAACAAGTTACTGTAGACATTAGACTTTTAAAGGCTTCAATCTACTCGTGCTGTAAACACTTGTGCACTGTTGCTGACAAACAGTGATGTGAACTTATTGGATGTGTTCATTGTATACAGATGGAAGTAAAAAATGTCTATATAATCATAACAACTGTAAGTAGAAATTCAAAGATGCATAAGAATGTGCTGATTGAGAGAGTGCATTAGTAACTTCTTTAATCTTCTTTCCTTTCTTAGGTTGTTTCTCCAGGGGTTGGCGAAATATGGAAAGGGTGATTGGCGGGCTATATCGAGGAActttgtgttatctagaactccAACACAGGTGGCTAGCCATGCCCAGAAGTTCTACACTCGATTAAATGACAAAAACAACCCGAAGAAGAGAAGAAGTATTCATGATGTCACTAGTGCTGCTGACATTACTGAACCTTCACAAGGACCTTGTGGAGGACAATTACAGTGGCCAATCACCAACTATGTCACTGATGCTTTCAACACAGGGATGCTATCTATACCAGAGCCAGTCACAACCCGCATAAGTACTGATGCTATTGAAGGAGCATCAGCTGCTGACCTGGAGAAAATCCCTATTGGTGCTGCTGTAGGTAATGAGTTGAATAGTTCATTTCCAGGCATGGTTGAGTTCGTGCAAAGTATAGAAGGCCATATCATTGTACCAGCAGAGGGCACCTCTGGAGTGTGTCATGGGGTTGACACTAAGACATCTCCATCGCATAGCTTGCAGCCGTCAATTGCTGGTGGCTCTGGAATGTACATTCCTTCATTCAATAATGTTAGGTATGATTTGACAGCGCTAATGAGCAAGCAGTTGTTTGGATCCAGTCAAGTAGGTCCTACAGTTAACTCTGCAAGTTTGCCATTACCAATTGTTGATCGTATTGGAGTCCAGGATTGTATAGCTTCACCATCCATTCCTGGAAGTAGTAGCGGTGGAACTTATCCCTGTTGGAATCCTAGCAACATTGATGACAATACCTTTGATTTGGTAAACCTATTCCCAGATGGACTAGGCAAATAAGAATGTCATTTATATGTTGCTGGTTTCACTAGAACGACCAATGTTTTGAGATGGTTAATCCAATGCAGCTCTGGGGCTTATTACTTCGCGAACTCTCATGCCATTACTGGTTCAGTTGCAGCATCTTCTGGTGGATTATCTATCATCGCGTCCCTTTAGATGTCTCTATTGGCATATTCAATGCTGTAACGATTTGAGTATATAGTGTATGGAATATCAAACTTTTCTCAGTTTCTGTATTCAGGGCTTTAGTAGTTTTGGATCTGACAAAGATGTCTCACAAAGTTGGGGTTGACATTGTATATATTAGTAaactaaccttattaatgatgttttggaactctaaatttgactaaatttaCTACTTAAATagttattaaatactattaaggAAAGTATGAGAAACAAGTAATAAAATACTCTTGATATGTAAAAAtaaacaagtaaattaaaatatctGTTTTTTATATAGTAGATGTAGGTAGCATTTAGGACTTGAATATCTTCCACTTCAATAGTTAAGTGTCTAATTAATGTTAATTACTTTTCCTCTTTAGTCctcaaatttgtattttatttttgttctttaccCTCGTAATCGGATTGTTCTCCCAACCCTGTGCAGAAGCTTTATCATATTGTACTTTCTTTATTAGATAAACGGGTAATTTCGCATTGATCACATTTTCAATCTTAAATCTTGTTTAAAAATATGTGTCGCGATAGATTAACAATCGACACAATTAATCAATCTATGATAATCCTAACAATACAAATATCATGATAAGGTTCACTTTATTAAAGGTAAAGTATTTATCCAAATTTACCTGTATGTAAACTATTTTTCTTGAGATACCCacaaagctcaaaaaatttaCACAAAATTTCCACATATTCTTTGGCATAATTTTACTTTTTAGGTGTCAAATTGAATCTTGATTATTTTTTGCCagctattttatccttttctgcCAACTGCTTTTGTCGTTTTACcagtttcttttcttgatttttttttttaattgacataaaaaggtataaaagtatctactatatcattttttttatgggATATATCTTAGCAAATATAGATtcctaattatcctatttagcctgaattttaattaattataattcatacaCCCTTCTTacctattaattattcctaattacaattcataactcttctttttctctttttctattttctattattctcccttttttatactttttaaaattttttcttcattttttcttttccttttttttttgttggtttctctttctttttttcttatttcacttttttcttttttttgttttttttcatcttctttttttccttttcattttttctcctcttttttttctttttttttttgtatttttccctaatttttattattcttatattttttttttgtattttttctcctttttctctcagttttctcctttttttctttttttcttttcatttttctccttttttttatttgtgcaaactataaaatacaaatacaaatgcgaactatagcATACAAAAATAAGCGTgaactaaaaaaatacaaatgtaaactataacatataaatacaagtgcgaaatATAAAATGCAAATGCAAATTATAACATGCAAATACAAGTacgaactatcatttgtattttttaattattgaaaggaacgattgattttatTTCTACgaatacttatttgtatttattgatacgagttgtatttattgatacaaataaatacaatttaaatttttatacaaatacatattgcaTTTGTATTGTAAAATCACTTGCtccatttgtttgtaattgtatttgtatcaaatgatatttgtttattttacaaatatgaatgataattttgatatacaaatacaaaatggtatatttatattaaatgataaattatatatttatatattttagaatcaagaaaatacaattaatgcatttacttatttgtatacaaatacaaattgtacatagtcacggctaaatacaatatgcaatcaacttacaaatacagatacaaaataattttttaaaaataaaaagacatcaaaaaaaatagaatacaaatacaagtataatccaaataaCATCTAattatacaaacacaataaaatcataatataaatataatacaatataatatgcagtcaattataaaatacaaatacaaaacagttctttaaaatacaagtgtgaattatatcgaatataaatgatgatgcaaactaacaaatacaaatataagtgcgaagtata of the Capsicum annuum cultivar UCD-10X-F1 chromosome 11, UCD10Xv1.1, whole genome shotgun sequence genome contains:
- the LOC107847759 gene encoding uncharacterized protein LOC107847759 — its product is MSLDRTCKRSSWTKEENKAFENALADYSGDRDLIQQIAAAVPGKSLEEVIEHYLVLVEDIKDIESGIVPLPKYRRMQSSTERRKGIPWTAEEHRLFLQGLAKYGKGDWRAISRNFVLSRTPTQVASHAQKFYTRLNDKNNPKKRRSIHDVTSAADITEPSQGPCGGQLQWPITNYVTDAFNTGMLSIPEPVTTRISTDAIEGASAADLEKIPIGAAVGNELNSSFPGMVEFVQSIEGHIIVPAEGTSGVCHGVDTKTSPSHSLQPSIAGGSGMYIPSFNNVRYDLTALMSKQLFGSSQVGPTVNSASLPLPIVDRIGVQDCIASPSIPGSSSGGTYPCWNPSNIDDNTFDLVNLFPDGLGK